From a region of the Posidoniimonas corsicana genome:
- a CDS encoding S9 family peptidase, translating to MLRKFCFMAAELGLFFALLSVVVSGCSGPSDTGSYPKNADEAPAFDSDAPAEGEGSPEQLTPQVEPLPNATETPPTNETKLQEADMAQRMSDVPLIPRETLFGNPQRAQARLSPDGKWISFMAPVKNPEGYGILNVWVAPVDNLDAAEPVTKDTKRPIGSHSWAYDGKHILYNQDKEGDENFHLYATNVETKETTDLTPVDGVRGELQEASEKFPGELLVGFNDRNPQLHDIYRVNIATAERELVQENPGVAGFLTDDDFNVRLAVNFTQTGGQVWMEPQGEKTDKGYADWKTTEEFSAVDAMNSGPAGFDKTNRVLYYQDSRDRDTSALFSLNLDTGATELIAEDPRADVGGVMAHPTKKTLQAVSFTYSRREWKVLDPSIQADIDFLTDFQDGEFLVTSRTLDDSQWTVAYILDNGPVKFYRYTRPANGGEGERKMHFLFNNRDDLDDYPLVKMHTPVIKSRDGLNLVSYLSLPPGTDPDGDGVPNEPVPMVLDVHGGPWARDGWGLNASHQWLANRGYAVLNVNYRGSTGFGKNFTNAANGEWSGKMHDDLLDAVKWAVDQGIAQEDKIAIMGGSYGGYATLVGMTYTPTVFACGVDIVGPSSLVTLLENAPPYWAPFMPVMKVRVGDWTTEEGRAELLKKSPLTLVDKIERPLLIGQGANDPRVTQVEADQIVDAMQKKHIPVTYVLYPDEGHGFHRPPNNKSFNAVTEAFLAENLDGRFEPIGDAFAGASITVPVGADEVPGLKAELSEEQLKMPEAE from the coding sequence ATGCTTCGCAAGTTCTGCTTCATGGCCGCCGAGCTCGGCCTGTTCTTCGCGCTGCTGTCGGTCGTGGTGAGCGGCTGCAGCGGCCCCAGCGACACCGGCTCTTACCCCAAGAACGCCGACGAGGCGCCCGCGTTCGACTCCGACGCGCCGGCCGAGGGCGAGGGCTCGCCCGAGCAGCTCACACCGCAGGTCGAGCCGCTGCCCAACGCCACCGAGACTCCCCCCACCAACGAAACCAAGCTGCAGGAAGCCGACATGGCCCAACGCATGAGCGACGTGCCGCTGATCCCTCGTGAGACGCTATTCGGCAACCCCCAGCGCGCCCAGGCGCGGCTCAGCCCCGACGGCAAGTGGATCAGCTTCATGGCGCCGGTGAAGAACCCCGAGGGCTACGGCATCCTCAACGTGTGGGTCGCGCCGGTCGACAACCTCGACGCCGCCGAGCCGGTCACCAAGGACACCAAGCGGCCCATCGGCTCGCACAGCTGGGCGTACGACGGCAAGCACATCCTCTACAACCAAGACAAGGAAGGCGACGAAAACTTCCACCTGTACGCCACCAACGTCGAGACCAAGGAAACCACCGACCTCACGCCCGTCGACGGCGTCCGCGGCGAGCTGCAGGAGGCCAGCGAGAAGTTCCCCGGCGAGCTGCTGGTCGGCTTCAACGACCGCAACCCGCAGCTGCACGACATCTACCGCGTGAACATCGCCACCGCCGAGCGTGAGCTGGTGCAGGAGAACCCGGGCGTGGCCGGCTTCCTGACCGACGACGACTTCAATGTCCGCCTAGCGGTCAACTTTACGCAGACCGGCGGCCAGGTCTGGATGGAGCCCCAGGGCGAGAAGACCGACAAGGGCTACGCCGACTGGAAGACCACCGAGGAGTTCTCGGCAGTGGACGCGATGAACAGCGGCCCCGCCGGCTTCGACAAGACCAACCGCGTCCTCTACTACCAGGACAGCCGCGACCGCGACACGTCCGCGCTGTTCTCGCTGAACCTCGACACCGGCGCGACCGAGCTGATCGCCGAGGACCCGCGGGCGGACGTTGGCGGCGTGATGGCCCACCCCACCAAGAAGACGCTGCAGGCGGTTTCGTTCACGTACAGCCGCCGCGAGTGGAAGGTGCTCGACCCGAGCATCCAGGCGGACATCGACTTCCTGACCGACTTCCAGGACGGCGAGTTCCTGGTCACCAGCCGCACGCTGGACGACTCGCAGTGGACCGTCGCCTACATCCTGGACAACGGCCCGGTCAAGTTTTATCGCTACACGCGCCCAGCCAACGGGGGCGAAGGCGAGCGGAAGATGCACTTCCTGTTCAACAACCGCGACGACCTGGACGACTACCCGCTGGTCAAGATGCACACGCCGGTAATCAAGAGCCGCGACGGGCTGAACCTGGTGAGCTACCTGTCGCTCCCGCCCGGCACGGACCCCGACGGCGACGGCGTGCCCAACGAGCCGGTGCCCATGGTGCTGGACGTGCACGGCGGCCCCTGGGCGCGGGACGGCTGGGGTCTGAACGCGTCGCACCAGTGGCTGGCCAACCGTGGCTACGCGGTGCTGAACGTCAACTACCGCGGCTCCACCGGGTTCGGCAAGAACTTCACCAACGCCGCCAACGGAGAGTGGTCCGGCAAGATGCACGACGACCTGCTGGACGCCGTGAAGTGGGCCGTCGACCAGGGCATCGCGCAGGAGGACAAGATCGCCATCATGGGCGGCAGCTACGGCGGCTACGCCACGCTGGTCGGCATGACCTACACGCCCACCGTGTTCGCGTGCGGCGTGGACATCGTCGGCCCGTCGAGCCTGGTCACGCTGCTGGAGAACGCCCCGCCCTACTGGGCGCCCTTCATGCCGGTGATGAAGGTCCGCGTGGGCGACTGGACCACCGAGGAGGGCCGCGCCGAGCTGCTCAAGAAGTCGCCGCTCACGCTGGTCGATAAGATCGAGCGGCCTCTGCTGATCGGCCAGGGCGCCAACGACCCCCGCGTCACGCAGGTCGAGGCCGACCAGATCGTCGACGCGATGCAGAAGAAGCACATCCCCGTGACCTACGTGCTGTACCCGGACGAGGGCCACGGCTTCCACCGCCCGCCCAACAACAAGAGCTTCAACGCCGTCACCGAGGCGTTCCTGGCCGAGAACCTGGACGGCCGCTTCGAGCCGATCGGCGACGCCTTCGCCGGCGCGTCGATCACCGTGCCGGTCGGCGCCGACGAGGTGCCCGGCCTGAAGGCCGAGCTGAGCGAAGAGCAGCTGAAGATGCCGGAGGCGGAGTAA
- a CDS encoding ATP-grasp domain-containing protein, whose product MNVNWLVESEVFLEYEDELTDAIAQTGRIAKRTPDLGLQYRWQDFPDLYRRLFPENACVVFHGSIGLASELSRGAPWRPTTFCTWENYDCHVYYCRLADYLLNSDYVILPFGELKRRQQFLFDAVGDGARLFVRPNSVRKSFTGQPATSATFDQDIEIMGFYDVPPEALVLVSAAKEITHEWRFVAADKQIVAGTQYKVDGKLVASPDTTPESRLLAEQLAAQYFQPDPVWTIDICRTASGEHRLLEIGSFSCSDLYACDKRAVVEAVSAVASRRWSCGL is encoded by the coding sequence ATGAACGTCAATTGGCTAGTCGAGTCGGAAGTCTTCCTCGAATACGAGGATGAACTCACCGACGCGATCGCGCAAACCGGCCGGATTGCTAAACGCACGCCCGACCTTGGGTTGCAGTACCGCTGGCAGGACTTTCCCGACCTGTACCGGCGGCTCTTCCCTGAAAACGCCTGCGTGGTGTTCCACGGGTCGATCGGACTCGCAAGTGAGCTGAGCCGGGGTGCGCCGTGGCGCCCCACCACATTCTGCACGTGGGAGAACTACGACTGCCACGTTTACTACTGCAGGCTGGCGGACTACCTGCTCAACTCGGACTACGTGATCCTGCCTTTCGGTGAACTGAAACGCCGACAGCAGTTCCTCTTCGACGCGGTCGGTGATGGCGCCCGGTTGTTTGTGCGGCCGAACTCCGTTCGCAAGTCCTTTACTGGCCAGCCGGCGACGAGCGCCACGTTTGATCAGGACATCGAGATCATGGGGTTCTACGACGTCCCGCCCGAGGCACTGGTGCTTGTCAGCGCGGCGAAGGAGATTACCCACGAGTGGCGATTCGTGGCCGCCGACAAGCAGATCGTCGCAGGCACGCAGTACAAGGTGGACGGCAAACTCGTCGCATCACCCGACACGACGCCGGAGTCTCGCCTTCTAGCCGAGCAGTTGGCCGCTCAGTACTTCCAGCCTGACCCCGTGTGGACAATCGACATCTGTCGAACCGCGAGCGGTGAGCATCGGCTCTTGGAAATCGGCAGCTTCTCGTGCTCCGACCTCTACGCCTGCGACAAGCGGGCGGTCGTTGAAGCGGTGTCTGCGGTGGCGTCGCGACGGTGGAGCTGCGGGTTGTGA
- a CDS encoding glycosyltransferase family 2 protein, translated as MRSRIAIVIPARNAAATVGRAVRSMLDQTVHDVEVVVVDDGSTDQTAAAAQAIDGTRLRVIRQPHRGVAAAANAALAATSAPLVARMDADDYSHPTRLARQLELLERRQLDVVGCQVNIVDEAGRPIDNLRRYQRWINEETATPEQILALRFVEYPLANPTLLARREFFELGYREGAFPEDYDLMLRGAAAGMRFGKAAEPLLDWIDHDRRLTRSHERYTPEAFDRCRRTHLLAGPLAGVSSVDLAGVGQTGKPWLRWLQSEGLTVRRAYDINPRKHGAVIHGVRVDDPQQMPPADGTPLLIAVGSEGARGVITPDLLARGYVLGHDAWFVA; from the coding sequence ATGAGGTCCCGCATCGCGATCGTCATCCCCGCTCGCAACGCCGCGGCGACCGTCGGGCGTGCGGTGCGGTCGATGCTCGATCAAACGGTCCACGACGTCGAAGTGGTGGTCGTCGACGACGGATCGACCGATCAAACCGCGGCCGCCGCTCAGGCTATTGACGGCACGCGTCTCCGCGTCATCCGTCAACCGCACCGGGGAGTCGCCGCGGCCGCCAACGCGGCGTTGGCCGCCACGTCGGCGCCGCTGGTTGCGAGGATGGACGCGGACGACTACTCGCACCCGACGCGACTCGCCCGGCAGCTCGAGCTGCTCGAACGGCGACAACTCGACGTGGTCGGCTGCCAGGTGAACATCGTCGACGAAGCGGGCCGCCCGATCGACAACCTGCGGCGCTACCAGCGGTGGATCAACGAGGAAACGGCCACGCCGGAGCAGATCCTCGCGCTGCGGTTCGTGGAGTACCCGCTGGCGAACCCAACGCTGCTGGCGCGGCGGGAGTTCTTCGAACTCGGTTACCGCGAAGGGGCATTCCCCGAGGACTACGACCTCATGCTCCGCGGCGCTGCCGCCGGCATGCGGTTCGGCAAAGCGGCCGAGCCGCTGTTGGACTGGATCGACCACGACCGCCGGCTCACCCGCTCGCACGAGCGCTACACGCCCGAGGCGTTCGACCGCTGCCGGCGGACGCACCTGCTGGCCGGGCCGCTTGCTGGCGTTTCGTCGGTCGACCTGGCCGGGGTGGGTCAGACCGGCAAGCCGTGGCTCCGCTGGCTCCAGTCCGAGGGCCTCACGGTCCGCCGCGCGTACGACATCAACCCCCGCAAGCACGGCGCGGTGATCCACGGCGTGCGGGTCGACGACCCGCAGCAGATGCCGCCCGCCGACGGCACGCCACTGCTGATCGCCGTCGGATCGGAAGGCGCCCGGGGCGTGATCACGCCCGACCTGCTAGCGCGGGGCTACGTGCTGGGGCACGACGCGTGGTTCGTGGCCTAG
- the aroF gene encoding 3-deoxy-7-phosphoheptulonate synthase has protein sequence MIVVMRSGATEQEINHMIEQVEELGLKANVLRGTERTVIAAIGDERVDGVQTLESSPGVESVMPVLAPYKLASREAHDATSVVTAGSLSVGGKQVGVMAGPCSVESEEQLMTTARAVKAAGATALRGGAFKPRTSPYSFQGMKEDGLKLLAAARDETGLAVVTEVVAPDDVDLVGEYADVLQIGARNMQNYRLLEACGKSHRAVLLKRGPSATIDEMLLAAEYILDGGNPNVMLCERGIRTFESHTRFTLPLATVPYLQQKTHLPVIIDPSHGTGHTALVPAMAKAAIAAGADGVIVEVHPDPEHAMSDGYQSLRCEQFEEMMQQCRRVAEAVDRTL, from the coding sequence ATGATTGTCGTGATGCGTAGCGGCGCGACCGAACAGGAAATCAATCACATGATCGAGCAGGTGGAAGAGTTGGGACTCAAGGCAAACGTGCTGCGGGGCACCGAGCGGACGGTGATCGCCGCCATCGGCGACGAACGGGTCGACGGCGTGCAGACGCTCGAGAGCTCGCCCGGCGTCGAATCGGTGATGCCGGTGCTCGCCCCCTACAAGCTGGCCAGCCGCGAGGCGCACGACGCCACCAGCGTCGTGACGGCCGGCTCGCTGTCGGTCGGCGGCAAGCAGGTCGGCGTGATGGCCGGGCCTTGTTCCGTGGAATCTGAAGAGCAGCTCATGACCACCGCCCGCGCCGTCAAGGCGGCCGGCGCCACGGCGCTCCGCGGCGGCGCGTTCAAGCCCCGCACCAGCCCTTACAGCTTCCAGGGCATGAAAGAGGACGGCCTCAAGCTGCTGGCCGCCGCCCGGGACGAGACCGGCCTGGCGGTCGTCACCGAGGTGGTCGCCCCGGACGATGTGGACCTCGTCGGCGAGTACGCCGACGTGCTGCAGATCGGCGCCCGCAACATGCAGAACTACCGCCTGCTGGAAGCGTGTGGCAAGAGCCACCGAGCGGTGCTGCTGAAGCGCGGGCCGAGCGCCACCATCGACGAGATGCTGCTGGCCGCCGAGTACATCCTCGATGGCGGCAACCCCAACGTGATGCTGTGCGAGCGCGGCATCCGCACGTTCGAGTCCCACACCCGCTTCACGCTTCCGCTGGCCACCGTGCCGTACCTGCAGCAGAAGACGCACCTGCCCGTGATCATCGACCCCAGCCACGGCACGGGCCACACCGCGCTGGTGCCGGCGATGGCCAAGGCCGCGATCGCCGCGGGCGCCGACGGCGTCATCGTCGAGGTCCACCCCGACCCGGAGCACGCCATGAGTGACGGCTACCAGTCGCTCCGCTGCGAGCAGTTCGAAGAGATGATGCAGCAGTGCCGCCGCGTGGCCGAGGCGGTCGACCGGACGCTGTAG
- a CDS encoding gamma carbonic anhydrase family protein yields the protein MPNPLRTHNGVAPKLGERVYVDAQATVIGDATLGNDVSVWPGAVIRGDLMPIVIGARSNVQDGCVLHTTHDSRFNPGGFPLTIGEDVVVGHRAVLHGCTVGDRVLVGIGAIVNDGAVVEPEVMIGAGCLVPPGKRLESGNVYVGNPARVLRPLTDAEREHLAYSPQNYVRLKDGYLQQGGR from the coding sequence ATGCCCAACCCACTCCGCACGCACAACGGCGTCGCCCCCAAGCTCGGCGAGCGGGTCTACGTCGACGCGCAGGCCACCGTCATCGGCGACGCCACGCTCGGCAACGATGTTTCGGTCTGGCCCGGCGCCGTGATCCGGGGCGACCTGATGCCGATCGTCATCGGCGCCCGCAGCAACGTGCAGGACGGCTGCGTGCTGCACACCACGCACGACAGCCGATTCAACCCGGGCGGGTTCCCACTGACAATCGGCGAGGACGTGGTGGTCGGGCACCGCGCGGTGCTGCACGGGTGCACGGTGGGCGACCGCGTGCTGGTCGGCATCGGCGCGATCGTGAACGATGGCGCGGTCGTCGAGCCGGAGGTGATGATCGGCGCCGGCTGCCTGGTCCCGCCTGGCAAGCGGCTGGAGAGCGGCAACGTGTACGTGGGCAACCCGGCCCGCGTGCTGCGGCCGCTGACCGACGCCGAGCGCGAGCATCTGGCGTACTCGCCGCAGAACTACGTGCGGCTGAAGGATGGGTACCTCCAGCAAGGAGGCCGCTAG
- a CDS encoding lamin tail domain-containing protein, which produces MLTTGLLITEFLASNSSTLDDGDGNSSDWIELYNPTAATVDLSGWRLTDDAGNLDKWTFPTSATVPQEVLNLEPGEFLVVFASSQDTEDYVDPDGNLHTDFALSAGGEYLGLVRPDGTVEHEYAPEFPAQTTDVSYGLSFASDNTVLIEEGADARYIVPTGPISGWNAPGFDDAGWATGATGIGYETSPAEYAPYLETTVPSNTGTAYLRQTFQVSNPATVTGLTLGLRYDDGFLAYLNGELVASDNVPGNPNWNSNAQGGHSDSDAILFEPFDLSNHVGLLVEGDNVLAIHALNGGNSSDMLIEARLESRVNSLVEPLHAGVFLTPTPRAANGEAFEGILGAPTVSVDRGFYDAPFSVDIVSSDPGATLVYTTDGSEPSLSNGTQTPPPDANSTAQANLTIASTTVLRTAAFRAGHVSPNPTTHTYVFVDDVIASSVMDTGITEDPDYMPLMRQALLDIPTLSFNFENEIVDSSVPEQRTSVEWLAPDGSEGFQIDAGIHAFGGYFTNFAKKNFRLQFRSGYGSSRLDFPLFEGFDNGIPATDSFDQLDFRSGSHDMSQRGFYMSNRFVDDTLLDLGHVAPHGRFVHLYINGVYWGQYHMRERWNADFLAQYYGGDDDDYEAINGNVNNGNNTPGGWSPGEVYDGDGVAWDNINALAGNYQALKQYVDMENYIDYMLLYMAGAAENEYRAGGSADGAVPYTFYHNDADGWLRNAGDRSGNPGPANILGSLVAEGDPDFLTLYADRIQSMFFNDGALAPDQSTARLQERLDEIQLSFLAESARWGYRSPSSWENAANNAIENILTEIPGRMIDNLRAAGTFPLDAPQFSQFGGAVPANYPLEITAGAPQLVNNLALFKPVVQSTDGFDFNGSEAVNGATTDFSHTAPGDATPFLEVDLESESMIETIIVHNRDSSCCRDRFYNITVEVLDANRQVVFRSPVFNPVEPGGTPTDPGEFAQYNLIGRTGGIAGRYVRVSKAAITSDAESVLSVGELQVYGEPPTDPGTDGVYYTVDGSDPRLPGGGVNLATALLYDESAPPILSVDTTVRVRSLHGQLWSPINEATFTVQLAGDYDRNGVVDSGDYDFWRSSYGATAGAALQADGNGDGVVDAADYSVWRDNLGATAPANVATASPAATVLSAHSQANAEPAGAAITEPTERPNHASSPMAQAATAIDSALAADATPSAGHHAVGLLLGAESDLTEGSRPHQNPADRLATQRRELHHGRPGEVEAESTRRIERAHEFARWRFRAPAQSVEYNADRDKAYQIAFEQIDAFHSELDGRLGDDPDVARAPARHGMEDLVQGLRRRVRSTGERLRS; this is translated from the coding sequence ATGCTTACCACCGGCCTGCTCATCACAGAGTTCTTAGCCAGCAACAGCTCAACGCTCGACGACGGCGACGGGAACTCCTCGGATTGGATCGAGCTGTACAACCCCACCGCCGCGACCGTCGACCTCTCCGGCTGGCGCCTCACTGACGACGCGGGCAACCTCGACAAGTGGACCTTCCCGACCTCCGCCACCGTCCCCCAAGAGGTGCTGAACCTTGAACCGGGCGAGTTCCTGGTGGTCTTTGCGTCGAGCCAAGACACCGAAGACTACGTCGACCCTGACGGGAACCTTCACACCGACTTTGCCCTGAGCGCAGGCGGTGAGTACCTCGGCCTGGTGCGGCCTGACGGAACGGTCGAACACGAGTACGCGCCCGAGTTCCCCGCCCAAACTACCGACGTGTCGTACGGCCTTTCGTTTGCAAGCGACAACACGGTGCTGATTGAAGAAGGCGCAGACGCCCGGTACATCGTGCCCACAGGTCCGATCAGCGGCTGGAACGCACCGGGCTTCGACGACGCCGGTTGGGCCACCGGCGCCACCGGCATCGGCTACGAGACCAGCCCGGCCGAGTACGCCCCGTACCTCGAGACCACCGTCCCCAGCAACACCGGCACGGCCTACCTGCGTCAGACCTTCCAGGTCTCGAACCCCGCCACAGTCACCGGGCTCACCCTTGGCCTGCGCTACGACGACGGGTTCCTGGCCTACCTCAACGGCGAGCTGGTCGCCTCCGACAACGTGCCGGGCAACCCGAACTGGAACTCCAACGCGCAGGGCGGGCATTCCGACTCCGACGCTATCCTCTTCGAGCCCTTCGACCTCAGCAATCACGTGGGCCTGCTCGTTGAGGGCGACAACGTCCTGGCGATTCACGCCCTAAACGGCGGCAACAGCAGCGACATGCTGATCGAGGCCAGGCTGGAGTCGAGGGTCAACAGCCTTGTCGAACCACTGCACGCGGGGGTCTTCCTGACCCCGACCCCGCGGGCGGCCAACGGCGAAGCGTTCGAGGGCATCCTTGGCGCCCCCACGGTGAGCGTCGACCGCGGGTTCTACGACGCGCCCTTCAGCGTCGATATCGTGTCATCGGACCCCGGGGCGACCCTCGTCTACACCACCGACGGCAGCGAGCCCTCGCTGAGCAACGGAACGCAGACGCCGCCGCCCGACGCGAACTCGACGGCCCAGGCCAACCTCACGATCGCTTCCACCACCGTGCTCCGCACCGCGGCGTTTCGCGCGGGCCACGTGTCCCCGAACCCGACAACCCACACCTACGTGTTTGTCGATGACGTCATCGCCTCCTCGGTGATGGACACGGGAATCACCGAGGACCCCGACTACATGCCCCTGATGAGGCAGGCGCTGCTCGACATCCCCACGCTGTCGTTTAATTTCGAGAACGAGATTGTCGACAGCAGCGTGCCCGAGCAGCGGACCTCGGTCGAGTGGCTCGCCCCCGACGGCAGCGAGGGCTTTCAGATCGACGCCGGCATCCACGCCTTCGGCGGCTACTTCACCAACTTCGCCAAGAAGAACTTCCGCCTGCAGTTCCGCAGCGGGTACGGCTCGTCCCGGCTCGACTTCCCGCTCTTCGAAGGCTTCGACAACGGGATCCCCGCCACCGACTCGTTCGACCAGCTGGACTTCCGGTCCGGGTCGCACGACATGTCCCAGCGTGGCTTCTACATGTCCAACCGCTTTGTGGACGACACGCTCCTCGACCTGGGGCACGTCGCGCCGCACGGCCGGTTCGTGCACCTGTACATCAACGGCGTCTACTGGGGCCAGTACCACATGCGGGAGCGGTGGAACGCCGACTTCCTGGCCCAGTACTACGGCGGCGACGACGACGACTACGAGGCCATCAACGGCAACGTGAACAACGGGAACAACACGCCGGGCGGTTGGTCGCCGGGCGAGGTCTACGACGGCGACGGCGTCGCCTGGGACAATATCAATGCGCTGGCGGGCAACTACCAGGCGTTGAAGCAGTACGTCGACATGGAGAACTACATCGATTACATGCTGCTCTACATGGCCGGCGCCGCGGAGAACGAGTACCGCGCCGGCGGCTCGGCCGACGGCGCGGTCCCCTACACCTTCTACCACAACGACGCCGACGGCTGGCTGCGGAACGCCGGCGACCGGTCCGGCAACCCCGGCCCCGCGAACATCCTGGGCAGCCTGGTTGCCGAAGGAGACCCAGACTTCCTGACGCTGTACGCCGACCGCATCCAGAGTATGTTCTTCAACGACGGCGCCCTGGCGCCCGACCAGAGCACCGCCCGCCTGCAGGAGCGGCTGGACGAGATCCAGCTCAGCTTCCTGGCCGAGTCGGCACGCTGGGGTTACCGCTCGCCCTCGTCGTGGGAGAACGCCGCCAACAACGCGATTGAGAACATCCTGACCGAGATCCCGGGGAGGATGATCGACAACCTCCGCGCCGCCGGCACGTTCCCCCTCGACGCGCCCCAGTTCAGTCAGTTTGGCGGAGCGGTCCCCGCCAACTACCCGTTGGAGATCACCGCGGGAGCTCCTCAGCTCGTCAACAACCTGGCGCTGTTCAAGCCCGTGGTGCAGTCCACCGACGGCTTCGACTTCAACGGCTCGGAGGCCGTCAACGGGGCGACCACCGACTTCTCGCACACCGCCCCCGGCGACGCCACCCCCTTCCTGGAAGTCGACCTCGAGAGTGAGTCGATGATCGAAACGATCATCGTCCACAACCGAGACAGCAGCTGCTGCCGAGACCGCTTCTACAACATCACGGTCGAGGTGCTCGACGCCAACCGCCAAGTCGTCTTCCGCTCGCCGGTGTTCAACCCGGTGGAGCCCGGCGGGACCCCGACCGACCCTGGTGAGTTTGCGCAGTACAACCTGATCGGACGCACCGGCGGCATCGCGGGGCGGTACGTGCGGGTGAGCAAGGCGGCCATCACCAGCGACGCAGAGTCCGTGCTCTCCGTCGGCGAGCTCCAGGTCTACGGGGAGCCACCCACCGATCCGGGAACCGACGGCGTCTACTACACGGTTGACGGCAGCGACCCACGCCTGCCGGGCGGCGGCGTCAACCTCGCCACCGCCCTGCTGTACGACGAGTCCGCGCCGCCCATCCTGTCGGTGGACACCACCGTCCGGGTCCGCAGCCTACACGGGCAGCTCTGGTCGCCAATCAACGAGGCCACGTTTACCGTTCAGCTCGCGGGCGACTACGACCGCAACGGGGTGGTCGACTCCGGCGACTACGACTTCTGGCGGTCGAGCTACGGCGCAACCGCGGGCGCGGCGTTGCAGGCCGACGGCAACGGTGACGGCGTCGTCGACGCGGCAGACTACTCGGTCTGGCGTGACAACCTGGGCGCCACGGCGCCCGCAAACGTGGCGACCGCTAGCCCCGCCGCCACAGTCCTTTCCGCGCATTCCCAGGCCAATGCAGAACCGGCGGGCGCCGCGATCACCGAGCCCACCGAGCGCCCCAACCACGCCTCCTCACCAATGGCGCAAGCAGCGACGGCTATCGACTCCGCGTTGGCGGCAGACGCAACCCCGTCAGCCGGCCACCACGCCGTCGGCCTGCTGCTAGGCGCCGAGAGCGACCTCACGGAAGGCTCTCGCCCGCACCAGAATCCTGCTGACCGGCTCGCGACGCAGCGACGTGAGCTTCACCACGGCCGCCCCGGAGAGGTAGAAGCAGAGTCGACCCGTCGGATCGAGAGGGCACACGAATTCGCTCGGTGGAGATTCCGAGCACCTGCCCAATCCGTCGAGTACAATGCCGACCGCGACAAGGCGTACCAGATTGCCTTCGAACAAATCGACGCGTTCCACAGCGAACTCGACGGCCGCCTCGGTGACGACCCTGACGTCGCTCGGGCCCCCGCCCGGCACGGGATGGAAGATCTGGTCCAGGGACTGCGGCGGCGCGTCCGGTCCACCGGCGAGCGTCTTCGATCGTAG
- a CDS encoding Glu/Leu/Phe/Val family dehydrogenase gives MKAFEAVQHYFHLAADQLEMDAPLRKLLITPEREVTVQIPIEMDDGRLETFIGYRVQHNRARGPMKGGLRYHHEVNLDEVRGLASLMTWKTAIANIPYGGAKGGVTVNSREISPREKERITRKFVDEIHMVIGPDVDIPAPDMGTGHEEMAWIMNQYAKYHGFNPGVVTGKPVEHYGIPGREEATGRGVGMLTVKTLGRLGRKVGQSTVAIQGFGNVGSHAAKFLAEADAKVVAISDHTIALYNKDGINVMDAVRYARKNNGTLRGFSEADEIGGEAILELKVDVLIPAAIGGVITSANAGNIHAPLIIEAANGPVTPDADEVLREAGVAVLPDILANAGGVTVSYFEWVQNRQYYKWSLDRVRGELDRLLLAAFEEVWEKHTDLNVSLRTAAFMIGIERVARAAKLAGLA, from the coding sequence ATGAAAGCCTTTGAAGCCGTCCAGCACTACTTCCACCTCGCTGCCGACCAGCTCGAGATGGACGCCCCGCTCCGCAAGCTGCTCATCACGCCGGAACGCGAGGTCACGGTGCAGATCCCGATCGAGATGGACGACGGCCGCCTCGAAACCTTCATCGGCTACCGCGTGCAGCACAACCGCGCCCGCGGACCTATGAAGGGCGGCCTCCGCTACCACCACGAGGTCAACCTGGACGAGGTCCGTGGCCTGGCGTCGCTGATGACCTGGAAGACCGCCATCGCCAACATCCCCTACGGCGGCGCCAAGGGCGGGGTCACGGTCAACTCGCGCGAGATCAGCCCCCGCGAGAAAGAGCGCATCACCCGCAAGTTTGTCGACGAGATCCACATGGTCATCGGGCCGGACGTCGACATCCCCGCGCCGGACATGGGCACCGGGCACGAGGAGATGGCCTGGATCATGAACCAGTACGCCAAGTACCACGGGTTCAACCCGGGCGTGGTGACCGGCAAACCGGTGGAGCACTACGGCATCCCCGGCCGCGAGGAGGCGACCGGCCGCGGCGTCGGCATGCTGACCGTCAAGACGCTCGGCCGGCTGGGCCGCAAGGTGGGCCAGTCGACCGTGGCGATCCAGGGCTTCGGCAACGTCGGCTCGCACGCGGCCAAGTTCCTGGCCGAGGCCGACGCCAAGGTCGTGGCGATCAGCGACCACACAATCGCGCTGTACAACAAGGACGGCATCAACGTGATGGACGCCGTCCGCTACGCACGCAAGAACAACGGCACGCTCCGCGGCTTCAGCGAGGCCGACGAGATCGGCGGCGAGGCGATCCTCGAGCTCAAGGTGGACGTGCTGATCCCGGCAGCCATCGGCGGCGTGATCACCTCGGCCAACGCCGGCAACATCCACGCGCCGCTGATCATCGAGGCCGCCAACGGCCCGGTCACCCCCGACGCCGACGAGGTGCTGCGCGAGGCGGGCGTGGCCGTGCTGCCGGACATCCTGGCCAATGCCGGCGGCGTCACGGTGAGCTACTTCGAGTGGGTGCAGAACCGCCAGTACTACAAGTGGAGCCTCGACCGCGTCCGCGGCGAGCTGGACCGCCTGCTGCTGGCCGCCTTCGAGGAGGTCTGGGAGAAGCACACCGACCTAAACGTCAGCCTCCGCACCGCCGCGTTCATGATCGGCATCGAGCGGGTTGCGCGCGCGGCCAAGCTGGCGGGGTTGGCGTAG